The DNA segment CATGCCCGAAATCGTCAACGTCCGCCTGGAGGGCGAGTTGCCCGAGTGGGCGACCGCCAAGGACGTCATCCTCGAGTTGCTGCGCCGGCTCTCGGTCAAGGGCGGCGTCGGCAAGGTGCTAGAGTACACCGGTCCGGGCGTCGAGACGCTGAGCGTCCCCGAACGGACGACGATCACCAACATGGGGACGGAACTGGGTGCGACGACCTCGATCTTCCCGACCGACGAGAAGACCGAGGATTACCTCGAACGGCTGGGCCGCGGCGAGGACTACGAGGAGATCGGCCCCGATACAGACGCCGAATACCACGACGAGATCGTCGTCGATCTCTCGGAACTCGAACCGCTTATCGCCGAACCCTCGATGCCGGACAACATTGTGCCGGTGCGCGAGGCCGCCGGCCAGGACGTCGAGCAGGTCATGATCGGCTCCTGTACCAACGGCGGCTACGAGGACATCCTCCCGGCCGCGAAGATGCTCGAGGGCCGCGAGGTAAACAAGACGACCGAGATGATCGTCGCGCCCGGCTCGAAACAGGCCAGCGAGATGCTCGCCCGCGACGGCTGGGCTTCCGAGCTGATGGCCGCCGGCGTGAACTTCTCGGAGTCGACCTGCGGTGCCTGTATCGGGATCGGCCACGTGCCGGCCTCCGATTCGGTGAGCCTGCGGACGTTCAACCGTAACTTCGAGGGCCGTTCCGGGCTGGAAGACGACAACGTCTACCTCTGCTCGCCGGAAGTCGCCGCCGCCGCAGCGATCAAAGGCGAGATCGTCGATCCGCGCGATCTGGCCGAGGAGCTCGGCGATATGGAAGCGCCGGGATTCGAGTTGCCGGACGTCTACGACGGCTCGAAAGCCGACCTCATCCCGCCGGAGGAGGCCGTCGACGACGAACTCGTGAAGGGGCCGAACATCGGCGACGTGCCGCTGAAGGACGAACTCGACGCCCACCTCGAAGGGCCGGCACTGCTGAAGATGGACGACAACATCACGACCGACCACATCATCCCGGCCACCCAGGACATCCTGATGTACCGGTCGAACATCCCCAAGCTCTCGGAGTTCACTCTCTCGCGGGTCGACGAGACCTTCGCCGACCGCGCCCTGGAGAGCGACGGCGGCTTCCTCGTCGCCGGCGAGAATTACGGCCAGGGCTCCTCGCGCGAACACGCGGCGCTGTGCCCGATGTACCTCGGTGTCGAGGGCGTACTCGCACAGAGCTTTGCCCGCATTCACAAGGCGAACCTGTTCAACTTCGGCCTGCTGCCCCTGGAGATCAACGAGGACACCTACGAGAAGATCGACCAGGGCGACGACATCGAGATCGTCGACGACGTGGCCGAGGCAGTCCGCTCGGGCCAGGAGGAGTTCACCATCCGCGTCAACGACGACTGGGAGGCGACCGGCTATCTCGACGCCTCCGAGCGCGAGCGTGAGATCCTCGCCGACGGTGGAAAGCTCTCGCACACGAAAAAGCAGTACGAGCAGGAAGGCAACGCGCCGGCAGACGACTGATACGGTCGGTTGTATCCACGTCGGTGTATATCCGCACTCGATTTTTCGTGGTCGATCGACAGTGGCCGTGACGGCCTCACTCCGGACCCGGTGCGTGGGGGAGCAGCCCGGTGTGTGGTATGCCAGCATATTCTGTCCAGAAGGGTAGGCCATATATGCGACGGTACCGTATGTGCAGGTGACAACCAGCGTAGGCGGCCGATCGTACCCGCCACTCCCCCCAATAACTATGACCAGTCGCGTATACCGACTCCACTCGACGCTCGAACTGCCGCTCGAAGACGTCTACTCGTTCTTCGAGGATCCGGATCTCCCCGAGGAGATCGAGGACGTAGAGATCACCAGACGGAACAACACGCTCATCCTGAGTGCTGTTGCCACCGACAGCAGCATGAGCAAGTACACGCCGACAGCCCAGCTGAAGGCGAGTGTCACCGAAAACCGGGTCTACGAGGAGGATCCGGAGGAGATGGACGGCCCAGGCCCCTCCCGAAGCGGGGGCGGTCCACAGTGGGGCACGTTCGAAGAGGAAGAGGAGGAGATCGAATCCGAACTGGTCGAGTACGCCTGTTTCAAGGGAGACCGCGAGACCGTCCTACAGAACACGGCCGTCCAGTACCCGATGTTCACCGTGCTTCGGGATGTCGCGAAGATCGCCGAAAAGGGGACGCTGACAGCCATCGTCGTCAACGAAGACGACGAGCTGGAAGCCGTCCGGATCGTCGATGGCGAGCAGCGACCCGCGACGATCACGGTCACCGAAGACCCCGCGGAGGATCAGGACGGTAGCGGCGTCGACTGGCGCAACAACGAATTTATCAGCTAGATCGGGTCTGCCGCCCGTCTCGCCTGTTCGTCATCAAGCAACAGCGACAGCGTCTTGCGCTGTGCGGTCCGGAGGTGCTGGAGGAACGTCGTCTGTGAGACGCCCATCAGCTCCGCGATCTCCTCGCCGGTGTTCTCCCGTGGCCACTCGAAAAAGCCGCCGACGTAGGCCGTCCTGAGCGCTTCGAGCTGGCGGTCGGTCAACTCCGCTTGTAGTTGCGAGCGGACCTCCTGTTCGGTCCTGGCCGGGCGCTCGTGTTCGCGGCGTGCCAGCAGATCGATCCCCTCGTGATCGGCCGTCACGGACTCGACGAGCGAGCGGACGTCGGTCCGCTGTGGGAACTCGACGGTGAGTCGCCCCTGACCGTCCTCGACCGTCTGCCCGGTCACGACGCCGCCGTGATCGACAAGCGTCGATTCGACGCAGGTGTCGGCCAGATCAAGCCGGAAGAGTCCGCCGTCGTCGTGATCGCAGACAAAAGCCGCGTCCGCGATGGCCGGGACATCCTCGACCGTCGATTCGACGGCCGTCCTGTCACAGCCCGTCAGCGTGGCGTACGCGACGAGTCGGCCGTCCGGGGATCGAGAGAGGCGTTCAAGCGTCGCGTCGGCGTCCAGTTCCCTGGCGAGTGCACACACGCCACAGCCCTCCGCAAGCTGGAACTCCAGTTCGACGACGCTGTCGGCCATCAGCGCCTGCTTGCTCTCGGTGGCGTTGATCGCGTACGCGACCGTGTGGCCGAGTTCGACCAACACGTCGTCGTCGATCGCCTCGAACGCTCGCGGTTCGGTCGAGACGACTTCCAGCGCGCCGTAGACCATCCCGTCGTAGACCAGCGGAATCGCTGCGGCCGAACGGTAGCCTCGCTCGGCGAGAGCCGTCTGCCAGGCGTCTTCAGGATCGTCACCGATGTCGTGGACGATCTGCGGTGACTCGGTCCGGATCGAGCGCTGCAGGATGTCTTCGTCGTCGCTGTCGTTGTGTGCGTCAACCAGGGCCTCGATCGCGTCGTCGTCGATCCCCGCGTGTGTGCTCGCACGGAGCGATTCGTTGACCATGTTCCGCGTGCCGATCCAGGCGAAGCTGTAGGGATCCGTTCCGGCGAACTCCGCACAGACCGCACGCTCGATCTCGCCGCGGCTTTCGGCCTGGACGAGCGTCTGATTGACATCACGGAGAATCCGGTTGGTCGTGTTGAGCCGCTGGAGCTGGTCGTTCTGGCGCTGGATGCGCCGTTCGCGCTCCTTGCGCTCGGTCACGTCGGTGTCGACTGCGACGTACCGCTCGATCTCACCGCGCTCGTCGATGATCGGCGCGATCGTCATATCGACCCAGCACTGTTCGCCGTCCTTGCGTTCGTTGACGATCTCGCCTTCCCAGACGTCGCCGTTCCGGACCGTTTCCCACATCGATGCATAGAACGCCTCGTCGTGCTCACCGGACTTCCACATCCGGGGATTTTCGCCGATCACTTCCTCGCGATTGTACCCGGTCAACCCCTCGATCTCAGGGTTGGCGTACTCGATCGTCCCGTCGGTGTCAGTGATGAAGATGCCGTGACCGGCGTGGCGGATCGCCTTCCTGAACCCGCGGAGTTGGTCGTTTTTGGCCGTGAGACGTTCTTTCGTTTGCTGTTCCTGTCGGACGTACTGGGAGAGATAGTAGACCGTCAGTACGGCGAGTCCGCTGACAATCAGCCCAGGGAGTTCCTCGATCCCGGGATCGGCGACACTCAGCGTCAGTGCCTGTCGGACCGCCATCAGTGTCAACATCAGCGTGAGGAAGCCAAACCGGAGGTCCCGGACCCGATAGAGCAACAGCGCGGAGTAGCCGACGCCCACGACGCGAAGCGAGACCGAGAGCAGCGCGATCCCCAGCGGGAGCCAGTCGGTCACGGCTGACCACCCCGTCTATGTTTTGTTGGGTGCCAGTCCATACGCTATCGTTCCGGGCCGCGCCGATAAATGTCGCTCACTCGTTGTCAACTCGTGGGACCGAGCTGTATTGGCCCATCTGTAATAAAGGCCACCCCCGATCCAAGCGTTATTGGTAGTACGCTCTCCCCCCTGGCTGTGCTATCTCTACGTGTATGTCACAGCATCGACCGGGCTGGTCGGGTGTCTCCCGATGAGCCAGTCCAACGCACCGGGCGTGCCGGACGTAGCGGACATCGATCAGATGGTCGAAAACGAGCGCGAGGATCCCGAGTCGGTCCTCGCCGAAACCGACCACAGTACCGACCTCGGGCTGGCGATGGCCGAGGACGCCAAACGCGTCGGGCGCGGCGACCTGGAAAGCGAGGAGTTCTGGGCGAAATACGACGAGGCCGCCCGCGCGGAGTTCGGCGAGGCCTACGAAGCCACTCCAAACCCTGCAGTCGACAGCGACGACCAGACGATCGACGAGGCGGCCGCCGAAAGTCTCTCGTGTTCGGTCGGCTCGATGGATTCGGTCGCGGCGGAACTCGACGAGGAGCCGGCCGCCGAGGCGTCGCAGGCCGACACCGACGCCGACGGGGACGATCCGACCTACGGGATGGTGATCGACCTCCAGAAGTGCGTCGGCTGTGACTCCTGTACGGTCGCCTGCAAGGCCGAGAACCGCACACCGCCGGGAGTCAGTTACAACGTCGTGATGGAAGAAGAACACGGGGAGTTCCCCAACGTCTCGCGGACGAACACCCCCCGGCCGTGTATGCAGTGTACCAATCCCCCGTGTGTGCAGGTGTGTCCGGTCAGTGCGACCTACAAGATGGACAACGGCGTGGTCAACATCGACTACGAGCGCTGTATCGGTTGTCGGTACTGCATGATCGCCTGTCCCTACGGTGCCCGATACTTCGACTTCGGGGAATCGTACGACGACGAAGTGATGGAGGCCGACGAGATCACCAGTCCCGAGTACGGCGTCGACCGCGACGAGGAGGGGCGCGTCGAGCCCGTCGGCAACGTCCGGAAGTGTCATTTCTGTCACCACCGGCTGAACCGCGGCGAGGAACCGGCCTGCGTCGAGACCTGCGTCGGCGACGCGCGCAACGCCGGCGACCTCGACGATCCTGACAGCGACGTCGCACAGATGGCCGACTCCGACCGGGCCTTCCAGCTCAAAGAGGAGGGCGGCACCGACCCCAACGTCTACTACCTCAAGTAACCATGGCAGCAGAGACAGACAGCGGTCGCCTGGAGTTCGACACCGACTTCGGCTTCACGAGCGACCGCGTACGATACGGCTGGTACGGACTGCTGGCAATCTTGCTGTTGGTCGGCGCGTACGCTGTCTATCTCCGGATCACCCAGGGGATGGCGAGCACGAACCTCACTAGCACGACTCCCTGGGGCGCGTGGGTCGCCTTCTACATCTACTTCGTCGGTCTCTCGGCCGGGGCGTTTCTGGTGAGCACGCTCTCGAACGTCTTCGGGATGGAGGGCATGGAAAAGGTCGACCGCGACGCGCTGTTCGCGGCGGCGATCAGTATGGTTGTCGCGCTACTGTTCGTCTGGATCGACCTCGGGCGGATGGACCGGATGTACTACCCGTTCATCTGGCGCCAGATAACGTCGCCGCTGGCGTGGGAGGTCCACGCCTACGTGGCCTACATCGCGGTGCTGGTGACCGAACTGTACTTCGCGATGCGGATCGACCTGGCTCGCCTGGCGGCCCGAGTCGAGGGCTGGCGCGGGACGCTCTATCGCGTCCTGACCCTCGGACGGACTGACACCGGCGAGCACGCACGCGAGCGCGACGAGACGTGGCTCAAACGCGTCGGGATCCTCGGGATCCCGCTGGCGATCTTCCTGGTCCACGGCGGGACGGGCGTGCTGTTCGCGGTCGCGAAGGCCCGCCCCTACTGGAACAGCGGCCTGTTCCCGATCATCTTCGTCGTCTCCGCGATCGTCAGCGGGGCGGCGCTTGTGATGGGACTGTACGTGCTCCGGAGCAAGGTCCTCGGCGGGAGCCTGGACCGGTCGCTGCTGGACCGGCTCGCGAAGCTGACGGCCGCGTTCGTCCTCGTCGATCTGGCCTTCTTCCTGATCGACATGCTGATCGCGCTCAACAGCCTCCACCCCCACGACGTCGAGACCTGGCTATTGATACTGACCGGTGAGATGGCCTGGTCGTTCTGGCTCGTGATGGCCGGGCTTGGCTGGGTCGTCCCGCTGACCCTGCTCTCGAAGCGGTCCTGGCGTCGGACGCCATCGCTGATGGTGCTGGCGGCTCTCAGCGTCGTCATCGGCATCGTCGGCGTCCGGTTCAACATCGTCGTCCCGCCGCTGATCGTCCCCGTGATGGAGGGGCTGCCGGCCGGCGAGTACTTCCCGAGCCTCGTCGAGTGGACGACCAGCGCAGGCATCGTCGCCGTCGGGCTCGCGCTGTACACGCTCGGCGTCGAACTGCTTCCCCTCGAACCCCTCGGTGATGATCAATGAGTACTGACGACCACACGGACGACGCATCGGACACGACAGACGACGGATCGGTCTCCAGACGCGAGTTCGTCGCCGCCGTCGGCGGCATGGGCGCGGTCTCGCTGTCGACGAGCGCCACGATGAGCGGGCTCGACCTCTCCTCGCTGTGGGAGGACGACCCCCAGCACTACGTCGGCACCGACTACGGCGACTACGAGGCCAGCGACGTGCTGCATACGACCTGCGGGCAGTGCAACACGTTCTGCCCGATCAAGGTCCGGCTGGCCGACGATAGCGGGAACGGGGGATACACCTCACTGATCCGGAAACTGGCGGGCAACCCCTACTCGTTTCTCAACACGCAGCCGTTCTCGCAGGTCCCCTACAGCAGCGACCCTGAAGACGTCGCAACGGGCGACCTCGAGGGAACGGGCGACGTGGACACCGACCGCTGGTCGCTCTCGGGCGGCCGGATGTGTCTGAAAGGCCAGGCCGGCATCCAGACCGCCTTCGACGCCTATCGCGTGCGCAAGCCGATGAAACGCGTCGGCGAACGTGGCTCCGAGGAGTGGCAGACGATCACCTGGGAACAGGCCATCGAGGAGATCGTTGGGGGCGTCGACGGCGAACACGTCAGCCACGACGGGCTCGAGGAGATGTACGGCTACGCACCCCGGGAGGAGGTCATGGACGACTGGGAAGCCGTCCGGAACGGCGAGATGGACGAGGCGACCTTCGACGAAAAGTACGAGGAGACCCTGATCGACACGGACCATCCCGACCTCGGGCCGAAGGCCAACCAGATCGTCGACGTGGGTGGGTTCCGCCGAAACTTCATCCGGACGCGGCTCTGGAAGCAGGGGCTGGGCTCGGTCAACAGCCACCACCACGCCGGGACCTGTGGGTTCTCCAGCGTTCTGGGGAACGTCCGATCCTACGGAGCTGGCAAAAAGCGCCAGTACCCCGACATCGAGAACACGGAGTACCTCATCGTCTGGGGGACCAACCCGATGGTCGCCAACAAGGGGCCGACCTGGCTCGCGCCCAAACTCACCAACGCGATCCAGGACGGCATGCGGATGGACGTGATCGACCCGCGGATGTCAAAGACCGCCGAGAAGGCAGAGCAGTGGGTGCCCGTCGACCCCGGCTCGGACGCCGCGCTGGCG comes from the Halapricum desulfuricans genome and includes:
- a CDS encoding aconitate hydratase, producing the protein MGQTLTEKILSDHLVEGELEPGEEIGIEIDQVLTQDTTGTLVWLQFEALDLDEVQTELAAQYCDHQTYQFDFKNTDDHRFLRSAAGKFGAHFSRPGNGICHNVHKENFAAPGKTMLGSDSHTPTPGGLGELAIGAGGLDVSVAMGGGAYYIDMPEIVNVRLEGELPEWATAKDVILELLRRLSVKGGVGKVLEYTGPGVETLSVPERTTITNMGTELGATTSIFPTDEKTEDYLERLGRGEDYEEIGPDTDAEYHDEIVVDLSELEPLIAEPSMPDNIVPVREAAGQDVEQVMIGSCTNGGYEDILPAAKMLEGREVNKTTEMIVAPGSKQASEMLARDGWASELMAAGVNFSESTCGACIGIGHVPASDSVSLRTFNRNFEGRSGLEDDNVYLCSPEVAAAAAIKGEIVDPRDLAEELGDMEAPGFELPDVYDGSKADLIPPEEAVDDELVKGPNIGDVPLKDELDAHLEGPALLKMDDNITTDHIIPATQDILMYRSNIPKLSEFTLSRVDETFADRALESDGGFLVAGENYGQGSSREHAALCPMYLGVEGVLAQSFARIHKANLFNFGLLPLEINEDTYEKIDQGDDIEIVDDVAEAVRSGQEEFTIRVNDDWEATGYLDASEREREILADGGKLSHTKKQYEQEGNAPADD
- a CDS encoding DUF7110 family protein — protein: MTSRVYRLHSTLELPLEDVYSFFEDPDLPEEIEDVEITRRNNTLILSAVATDSSMSKYTPTAQLKASVTENRVYEEDPEEMDGPGPSRSGGGPQWGTFEEEEEEIESELVEYACFKGDRETVLQNTAVQYPMFTVLRDVAKIAEKGTLTAIVVNEDDELEAVRIVDGEQRPATITVTEDPAEDQDGSGVDWRNNEFIS
- a CDS encoding bacterio-opsin activator domain-containing protein, with product MTDWLPLGIALLSVSLRVVGVGYSALLLYRVRDLRFGFLTLMLTLMAVRQALTLSVADPGIEELPGLIVSGLAVLTVYYLSQYVRQEQQTKERLTAKNDQLRGFRKAIRHAGHGIFITDTDGTIEYANPEIEGLTGYNREEVIGENPRMWKSGEHDEAFYASMWETVRNGDVWEGEIVNERKDGEQCWVDMTIAPIIDERGEIERYVAVDTDVTERKERERRIQRQNDQLQRLNTTNRILRDVNQTLVQAESRGEIERAVCAEFAGTDPYSFAWIGTRNMVNESLRASTHAGIDDDAIEALVDAHNDSDDEDILQRSIRTESPQIVHDIGDDPEDAWQTALAERGYRSAAAIPLVYDGMVYGALEVVSTEPRAFEAIDDDVLVELGHTVAYAINATESKQALMADSVVELEFQLAEGCGVCALARELDADATLERLSRSPDGRLVAYATLTGCDRTAVESTVEDVPAIADAAFVCDHDDGGLFRLDLADTCVESTLVDHGGVVTGQTVEDGQGRLTVEFPQRTDVRSLVESVTADHEGIDLLARREHERPARTEQEVRSQLQAELTDRQLEALRTAYVGGFFEWPRENTGEEIAELMGVSQTTFLQHLRTAQRKTLSLLLDDEQARRAADPI
- a CDS encoding 4Fe-4S dicluster domain-containing protein, whose amino-acid sequence is MSQSNAPGVPDVADIDQMVENEREDPESVLAETDHSTDLGLAMAEDAKRVGRGDLESEEFWAKYDEAARAEFGEAYEATPNPAVDSDDQTIDEAAAESLSCSVGSMDSVAAELDEEPAAEASQADTDADGDDPTYGMVIDLQKCVGCDSCTVACKAENRTPPGVSYNVVMEEEHGEFPNVSRTNTPRPCMQCTNPPCVQVCPVSATYKMDNGVVNIDYERCIGCRYCMIACPYGARYFDFGESYDDEVMEADEITSPEYGVDRDEEGRVEPVGNVRKCHFCHHRLNRGEEPACVETCVGDARNAGDLDDPDSDVAQMADSDRAFQLKEEGGTDPNVYYLK
- the nrfD gene encoding NrfD/PsrC family molybdoenzyme membrane anchor subunit — translated: MAAETDSGRLEFDTDFGFTSDRVRYGWYGLLAILLLVGAYAVYLRITQGMASTNLTSTTPWGAWVAFYIYFVGLSAGAFLVSTLSNVFGMEGMEKVDRDALFAAAISMVVALLFVWIDLGRMDRMYYPFIWRQITSPLAWEVHAYVAYIAVLVTELYFAMRIDLARLAARVEGWRGTLYRVLTLGRTDTGEHARERDETWLKRVGILGIPLAIFLVHGGTGVLFAVAKARPYWNSGLFPIIFVVSAIVSGAALVMGLYVLRSKVLGGSLDRSLLDRLAKLTAAFVLVDLAFFLIDMLIALNSLHPHDVETWLLILTGEMAWSFWLVMAGLGWVVPLTLLSKRSWRRTPSLMVLAALSVVIGIVGVRFNIVVPPLIVPVMEGLPAGEYFPSLVEWTTSAGIVAVGLALYTLGVELLPLEPLGDDQ